From Nitrososphaerales archaeon:
CAGAAGGAGGGGGAAGCGCACAAGATAGTAATCTCGGAATGGGCGCTCGACTCTGAGATGCTCGGTGGGCTAGTCCTTCACGAGCTGGCGCACATCTACTTCACTGAGAAGGGTGCGCACTCCCACAACACAGAGATACTGGAGGAGCTCCTCGAGAAGATGAAGACCAGCGAGGGCCTTCGGGCGAAGGAGATCGAGTACCTGATTGACGCCTTCAACCACCTCCAGAACATACTGGTCGACGACATCGTGTTCGCCTCCATGGAGGAGAGGGAGCTGGAGAACGCCAGGCGCTTCTTCACTGAGTGGGTCTCCGACAGGCCTTCCGGCGACCCGGTTCTCGACGCTGCCCTCCTCTGCAGGAATACATTCGCCATCGCGTCGCTGAAGCGCAGGAAGTTGTTCGAGGCAGACGGCGAGATGTTCTACAGGAACAAAGGATTCCTCTCCTCTCTGGGAG
This genomic window contains:
- a CDS encoding DUF5781 family protein — its product is MPTARTDRSLQDTLSWAIDRMRSKGFEVRSKVSLSVDSKLAIMGYAQKEGEAHKIVISEWALDSEMLGGLVLHELAHIYFTEKGAHSHNTEILEELLEKMKTSEGLRAKEIEYLIDAFNHLQNILVDDIVFASMEERELENARRFFTEWVSDRPSGDPVLDAALLCRNTFAIASLKRRKLFEADGEMFYRNKGFLSSLGEFAEQEFDWLEGFLENARADWTEKEFRESLGAYFDRMLSLMRPVSKLDDLR